A genomic stretch from Acidobacteriota bacterium includes:
- a CDS encoding IMP dehydrogenase codes for MIHFPVPEALTFDDVLLLPAHSDVVPALAKTQTRLSRTINLNIPIISSAMDTVTESRLAIAMAQQGGIGIIHRNLSIEQQAGEVDKVKRSESGMIVDPVTISPEAKISDALDVMRKYKISGVPVTKNKKLVGILTNRDLRFETRTDVAVDKVMTKENLITVPVGTTLEEAEAILHKHRVEKLLVVDEKQNLKGLITVKDIQKKLKYPNAAKDSQGRLRVGAAIGATGDYLERAQEMARYKVDVLAIDSAHGHTTRVLDAVREIKSKLPEIELLAGNVGTFDGACALIKAGTDAVKVGIGPGSICTTRIVTGAGVPQIYAIAEASRAAKDSGVPVIADGGIKYSGDITKAIAAGASSVMIGSLFAGVDESPGETILYQGRSFKAYRGMGSLAAMAQGSSERYFQSNDDDTPAAELIENGNQNRLAKLVPEGIEGRVPYRGPLANMVLQLVGGLRSGMGYVGCSTITELQQKARFVRISGAGLRESHVHDVIITREAPNYRLE; via the coding sequence ATGATTCATTTTCCCGTCCCTGAGGCTCTTACCTTTGATGATGTTCTCCTGCTGCCAGCGCATTCCGATGTGGTTCCGGCACTGGCTAAAACACAGACACGGCTCTCGCGCACAATTAATCTGAATATTCCCATCATCAGCTCAGCGATGGATACCGTTACCGAATCGCGCCTGGCGATCGCGATGGCGCAGCAGGGTGGGATCGGCATCATCCATCGCAATCTTTCGATCGAGCAACAGGCTGGGGAAGTCGACAAAGTGAAGCGCTCCGAAAGCGGCATGATCGTTGATCCGGTGACGATCTCGCCCGAGGCAAAGATTTCAGACGCACTCGACGTAATGCGCAAATATAAGATCTCAGGCGTGCCGGTTACAAAGAATAAGAAGCTGGTCGGCATTCTCACGAACCGAGATCTGCGCTTCGAGACCCGAACGGACGTTGCTGTGGACAAGGTGATGACCAAGGAGAATCTGATCACCGTTCCTGTAGGCACTACGCTGGAAGAAGCCGAGGCAATCCTGCACAAGCACCGCGTAGAGAAACTGTTAGTCGTGGACGAAAAGCAGAACCTCAAGGGCTTGATCACCGTAAAGGACATTCAAAAGAAGCTGAAGTATCCAAACGCCGCAAAGGATTCGCAAGGGCGTCTCCGCGTAGGGGCAGCCATTGGAGCGACCGGCGACTACCTCGAACGCGCGCAGGAGATGGCGCGCTACAAAGTAGACGTACTTGCGATCGACAGTGCACATGGTCACACGACTCGCGTCCTTGATGCCGTGCGAGAGATCAAGAGCAAGCTGCCGGAAATCGAACTGCTGGCTGGTAATGTGGGCACATTCGATGGAGCTTGCGCGTTGATCAAGGCTGGCACTGATGCGGTTAAGGTAGGGATTGGTCCGGGGTCTATCTGCACGACTCGCATCGTAACCGGCGCTGGAGTGCCGCAGATCTATGCAATCGCTGAAGCATCGCGCGCAGCCAAGGATTCCGGCGTTCCCGTCATCGCCGATGGGGGGATCAAATACTCAGGAGACATCACAAAAGCGATTGCCGCCGGTGCCAGTTCGGTAATGATCGGTTCGCTTTTTGCCGGAGTGGATGAAAGCCCCGGCGAGACGATCTTGTATCAGGGCCGCTCCTTTAAGGCATATCGAGGCATGGGATCGCTGGCCGCGATGGCACAAGGTTCGAGTGAGCGCTACTTCCAGAGCAATGACGACGACACGCCGGCAGCCGAGCTAATTGAAAATGGAAATCAGAACAGATTGGCGAAGCTCGTGCCAGAAGGCATCGAAGGTCGGGTTCCATATCGCGGACCCCTGGCAAACATGGTGCTGCAGCTCGTGGGCGGGCTGCGCTCAGGCATGGGATACGTGGGATGTTCAACCATTACAGAGCTGCAACAGAAAGCGCGTTTCGTGCGCATCAGCGGCGCCGGTCTGCGCGAGAGCCACGTGCACGACGTGATCATCACGCGCGAAGCTCCAAACTACCGGCTGGAGTAG
- a CDS encoding ribosome maturation factor, with amino-acid sequence MPFDEAHVRAIAERIAASSGLEVVDLEFHGGGKGRVLRIYIEKNAEGRRALELQLAAASQAAEKTSAPENWDRLAGVTHEDCANYSRELGTVLDVEDVIPGGQYLLEVSSPGLDRKLVKPADFQRFSGSKVKIMTREPVAGNRHFEGRLRTLDESRIALEIESGKKKGKKKFDTEGDGAWPAVELEMTNIERARLVPEI; translated from the coding sequence ATGCCATTCGACGAAGCTCATGTGCGGGCGATTGCGGAGCGAATCGCGGCTTCGTCAGGACTCGAAGTTGTTGATCTGGAGTTTCACGGCGGCGGCAAGGGTCGTGTTCTCAGGATTTACATCGAGAAGAATGCCGAAGGAAGGCGTGCTCTTGAGCTGCAACTAGCTGCCGCAAGTCAGGCTGCGGAAAAGACATCTGCGCCAGAGAATTGGGATCGATTGGCGGGTGTAACTCACGAGGATTGCGCCAATTACAGTCGCGAACTGGGCACGGTTCTCGACGTAGAAGATGTGATCCCGGGCGGCCAGTATTTATTGGAAGTTTCATCGCCCGGCCTCGACCGGAAGTTAGTAAAACCCGCTGATTTTCAGCGCTTCTCGGGCAGCAAGGTCAAGATCATGACTCGGGAGCCTGTGGCAGGCAACCGGCACTTTGAGGGCAGACTTCGGACGTTAGACGAGAGCCGCATCGCGTTGGAGATCGAGTCAGGCAAGAAGAAGGGCAAGAAGAAGTTCGATACCGAAGGCGATGGCGCCTGGCCTGCGGTTGAGCTGGAGATGACCAACATCGAGCGCGCCCGGCTGGTGCCGGAGATTTAG
- a CDS encoding CPBP family intramembrane metalloprotease domain-containing protein has translation MATNTSKAAPERPEKRLQDTENQSLISDDSDPSTSSESKSSWRSSLFLNERGLRAGWRFVLFLILLRLVLIPMVFVAAKPFRHLLESRVGDISDALLFLCILLGTLIMSKVERRSMLSYGLRDSVALSRLFAGSLIGFASLSLMLLGLRATHHLVFGPRYLGGSQLLMAALLNLLGFLIVALFEENAFRGYALHTLTEGIGFWPAAIVMALLFAALHVQNPGESEVGIAAVFAFGMMLAFSLWRTGTLLWAIGFHFMWDYSESFLYGVPDSGLVQPEHLLSTHLSGPAWITGGSVGPEGSWFIFVLLGVVALIIHFLYPHNKFPQAIG, from the coding sequence ATGGCTACAAACACCAGCAAAGCAGCGCCAGAAAGGCCGGAAAAACGCTTGCAAGACACTGAAAATCAATCGCTTATTTCTGACGATTCCGACCCATCAACGTCATCCGAATCCAAATCTTCTTGGCGCAGTTCACTGTTTCTTAACGAACGAGGTTTGCGCGCCGGATGGCGCTTTGTACTCTTCCTGATCTTGCTTCGACTGGTACTCATCCCGATGGTTTTTGTGGCCGCCAAGCCGTTCCGCCATCTGCTGGAATCCAGAGTCGGGGACATATCAGACGCTTTGTTATTTCTTTGCATTCTGCTCGGCACGCTCATCATGTCCAAGGTGGAGCGTCGCTCGATGCTCTCTTACGGATTACGAGATTCTGTCGCTCTTTCGCGCTTGTTCGCAGGAAGTCTGATTGGGTTCGCGTCCTTAAGTTTGATGCTGTTGGGTTTGCGCGCGACTCATCACCTCGTGTTCGGCCCCCGCTATTTGGGCGGCTCCCAGCTTCTCATGGCTGCGCTCTTGAATCTGCTCGGATTCCTAATTGTTGCGCTGTTCGAAGAAAACGCTTTCCGCGGATACGCGCTACATACCCTGACGGAAGGAATCGGATTCTGGCCGGCAGCAATCGTGATGGCGCTGTTGTTTGCAGCGCTGCACGTGCAGAATCCAGGCGAATCGGAGGTCGGAATAGCGGCGGTGTTTGCGTTCGGAATGATGCTTGCTTTTTCGCTTTGGCGTACTGGAACCCTGTTGTGGGCAATTGGGTTTCATTTCATGTGGGATTACTCAGAGAGTTTTCTTTACGGCGTTCCTGATAGCGGTCTTGTTCAGCCTGAGCATCTGCTTAGCACGCATTTGTCCGGGCCAGCGTGGATCACAGGAGGAAGCGTCGGCCCTGAGGGAAGCTGGTTCATCTTCGTGCTGTTGGGGGTCGTGGCTCTGATCATTCATTTTTTGTACCCGCACAACAAGTTTCCCCAGGCCATCGGGTGA